From the genome of Eucalyptus grandis isolate ANBG69807.140 chromosome 2, ASM1654582v1, whole genome shotgun sequence, one region includes:
- the LOC120290166 gene encoding uncharacterized protein LOC120290166: MGHQVQNQAAAATAVANATAATATAPAKVQPGNVIRERSMHKLVEQFLKLNPLRFTGAGDPEAVTLWIRELEKVFALLRCSNKDKVVLVVYQLQGNAIFNGKYFSNCAREQRMAEFQRLRQGLLSVDQCEAKLAKPSKYAPRLIEDIIDRVRRFRDGLRSEIKDLLVPLNLKDYNDLYERAQLIERNLNERATASGSQFGSSKDGNQFGKKPMLGGSLPLEREIEFVIELASGMEPIFKAPYHMALSKLKELKMRIKMLQLTDPEMQKILHEDVEKRKADFQVSEDETLKFRGRLCVPDDAELKEEILSKAHCSSYSIHPGSTKMYQNLRQRYWWIGMKVDTAKCLTCH, encoded by the exons ATGGGACATCAAGTACAAAATCAAGCCGCCGCTGCCACTGCTGTTGCTAATGCCACTGCTGCTACTGCAACCGCACCTGCTAAAGTCCAGCCTGGGAATGTGATTAGGGAGCGATCGATGCACAAGTTAGTAGAGCAATTTCTAAAGTTGAACCCGTTGAGGTTCACGGGAGCAGGCGATCCCGAGGCTGTAACTCTCTGGATCAGAGAGTTAGAGAAGGTCTTCGCACTGCTAAGGTGCTCCAATAAAGACAAGGTAGTCCTGGTGGTCTACCAGTTGCAGGGGAATGCAA TTTTTAATGGGAAGTACTTCTCTAACTGTGCCAGAGAGCAGAGGATGGCGGAGTTTCAGCGTCTTCGTCAGGGTCTATTGTCAGTAGATCAATGTGAAGCGAAGTTGGCCAAGCCATCCAAGTACGCCCCCAGACTGATAGAGGATATAATAGACAGAGTAAGGAGGTTCAGGGATGGCCTTCGATCGGAGATTAAGGATCTGTTGGTGCCGCTAAATCTGAAGGATTACAACGATCTGTATGAAAGGGCACAGCTGATTGAGAGGAATTTGAATGAGCGAGCCACCGCATCTGGATCGCAATTCGGGTCCAGCAAAGATGGTAATCAGTTCGGGAAGAAACCGATGTTAGGAGGAAG TTTGCCCCTAGAAAGGGAGattgagttcgtgattgagttggCCTCTGGGATGGAGCCAATCTTTAAGGCTCCTTACCATATGGCATTGTCAAAGTtaaaggaactgaag ATGAGGATCAAAATGTTGCAGTTGACAGATCCTGAGATGCAGAAGATTCTGCATGAAGATGTagaaaagagaaaggctgattttcaaGTATCTGAAGACGAAACACTAAAGTTTCGTGGaagattgtgtgtacctgatgatgcggagcttaaggaggagatcTTGTCAAAAGCTCATTGTAGCAGCTATAGCATTCATCCAGGCAGTAcgaaaatgtatcagaatctgcgtcaacgcTATTGGTGGATCGGTATGAAGGTGGATACcgccaagtgtctgacgtgCCACTAA